A section of the Penaeus chinensis breed Huanghai No. 1 chromosome 17, ASM1920278v2, whole genome shotgun sequence genome encodes:
- the LOC125034308 gene encoding myc-associated zinc finger protein-like, with translation MNVSVLIGLALTLALASAAPAPAPVGMMDPASNPFIPSFVKSFIPSASEIAALAALHTTPAPPPLPTAAKPAAPAAAAATVAAVLPVAPVIGV, from the exons ATGAACGTGTCCGTTTTGATAGGTTTGGCCCTGACTTTGGCTTTGGCATCCGCCGCTCCAGCACCCGCTCCAGTGGGTATGATGGATCCAG catccaatcctttcatcCCATCTTTTGTGAAGAGTTTCATCCCAAGTGCCTCTGAAATCGCAGCTTTGGCCGCCCTCCACACGACACCTGCGCCGCCGCCTCTGCCTACCGCTGCGAAGCCAG CCGCTCCTGCCGCTGCTGCCGCGACCGTCGCAGCCGTCCTCCCCGTCGCGCCGGTCATAGGCGTGTGA
- the LOC125033989 gene encoding dCTP pyrophosphatase 1-like, with protein MAQSDPEDREFKFSSNLSLEEIRSDQHNFCKERNWAQFHPPRNVLLALVGEVGELSELFQWRGEVTRGLPDFSAHEKTRVGEELSDILIYLVDLAEQCEIDLPRAVKEKMVKNAEKYPVERVLGRSDKYDDYPEYLHQEAPAGEEPQPEREEGDGSE; from the exons ATGGCCCAAAGCGATCCTGAGGATAGAGAGTTCAA ATTCAGCTCAAACCTTAGCCTGGAGGAGATACGTTCCGACCAGCACAACTTCTGCAAAGAGCGTAACTGGGCCCAGTTCCACCCTCCACGGAACGTCTTGTTGGCGCTGGTAGGAGAGGTGGGCGAACTCTCAGAGCTGTTCCAGTGGCGTGGAGAG GTGACCAGAGGACTGCCAGACTTCTCAGCACACGAGAAAACCCGCGTGGGCGAAGAGCTCAGTGACATACTGATATACCTAGTGGATTTGGCAGAACAGTGTGAGATTGATCTGCCTCGGGCGGTGAAGGAGAAGATGGTTAAGAACGCAGAGAAGTACCCAGTGGAGAGGGTATTGGGTCGGAGTGATAAGTATGATGATTACCCCGAGTACCTTCACCAGGAGGCCCCAGCGGGTGAGGAACCGCAgccagaaagggaggagggtgatggcAGTGAATGA